From Arachis stenosperma cultivar V10309 chromosome 2, arast.V10309.gnm1.PFL2, whole genome shotgun sequence, one genomic window encodes:
- the LOC130962707 gene encoding uncharacterized protein LOC130962707 — translation MALPTNDAKVRYGVRHKVATPYHPQTSGQVEVSNRKLKRIIEKTVNVSRKDWSRKLDDAIWVYRTAYLNLDSEAAGIKRMLQLNELDEFRYSAYENAKLYKEKTKLLHDKKIAIRVFEPGQRVLLYNSRLKFFPGKLKSRWSGPFVVTRASPYSHVKIQEENSNRKLQ, via the exons AGATATGGAGTCCGTCATAAGGTGGCAACCCCctatcaccctcagacaagTGGACAGGTTGAAGTTTCCAACAGGAAACTTAAGAGGATTATAGAGAAGACCGTCAATGTTTCAAGAAAGGATTGGTCTCGGAAGCTTGATGATGCTATCTGGGTATACCGGACAGC ATATCTGAATCTTGATTCAGAAGCTGCAGGAATTAAGCGaatgctccagttaaatgagcttgATGAATTCAGATATTCAGCTTATGAGAATGCCAAGCTCTATAAGGAGAAGACCAAGTTATTACATGACAAGAAGATTGCCATCAGAGtatttgagccaggacagagaGTGCTGCTgtataattcaaggctcaaattcttTCCCGGGAAGCTGAAATCCCGGTGGTCAGGACCGTTTGTGGTTACCAGAGCTTCACCATATAGTCATGTGAAAATACAGGAAGAGAATTCTAATAGGAAATTACAGTGA